The genomic interval TTCCAATTACCATAGTTAAGTATGTAAATATTTTACATGACAAAAAAATCTGCCTTAAAGACAGATTTTAAATTTTATTCTTTTTCGTCAGGAAAATTTGTTAATTCTTTGGCTTTGTCAGCAATTTTTTTCGCTTCTTCAGCAAGAGACTCAGTATCAATATCTTCTTTCACTTCATCTTTGGCATCACTGAACTTAGCCACAACTTCTGCGGCTTCTTCTGAGATGTCTGATTCATTTTCATCAAAGAGTTCTTCTCCACTGTCTTTCATTGAATTAATTTTTTCAACGACAGCATCTTTAGTATCATTGAAGAAATCAACAACTGAATCTTTAGACAGTTCACCTGAGTCAACTTTTTCCATAATTAAATCACGTTTTGAAAGCAAAAATTCTTTGGCCTTGTCAGCTGAAATTTCACCTGAATCAAATTTTTCTTTGATCTCATTAAATTTTTCAGCTGAGAAATCAAGAGCAGTATCTCTCATTCCAGTCAATGTTTCTTGAGGATTTTCTTTTAAATCATCATAAATTTTTCCAGCCCCTTCGCGGAGTTCGCTTCCTTTTTTAGGAGCTAAAAATAGAGCAGCTGCGGCACCAACTAAAGCACCAACTAGAAATCCTGTTTTTTTTGACATCGGTTAAGTCCTTTCTTTCGTAAGCAAGTTTAATTTACTTTTACACCCGCTTCAGTTTTATCTTTTTTAACAAAGAATTTTTTGGCTGTTTTTGCCAAAACTACTGCTGAAGCTGAGGTTGTTTTTCGTTTTGTTGAACCTCTATTAAGACGTGTCACAAGTTTACGACTTGAAGCATTGATGTCTGAAACACTTTCAGACAAGTCAGCAACCGCTGTAAACAAAGGGTCAATCGTGGCGACTTTCCCATTAACATCATCAAGCAAGGTATTGGCTTTAGTCATTATGCCATCAGCTTGATGAAGTAAGACATCTACATCGCTAGAAACTAATTTAACCGTACGGTTGGCTTCTTCAACAACCTTAGAAACTTTATGTAATACAATAACTAAGAAGACCACCAATACAGCAAATGCTATCGCGATAATCAATAATGCAATATTTCCCACGTTTCCTCCTCTTTATTCGGGTATAAATCAGCACCCATTTTTTCAATCTTCTTTCATTTTGATGAAAGCGATTCTATTTGACTTAATTATAACAAATTGTTTCGCTATTTTCTAATATAACTTACATTTTTTTTCATTCTGCGATAAATAAAGAGAACAAGTCCTACAATTACTAATAAAACTGAAAGCCATTGTGACACACGAGCAGGTCCTAACATTAGGCTATCTGTTCGCATTCCCTCAACAATAAAACGAACGGCTCCATACCAGACGAGGTAGAAACTAAAAATATCCCCACGTTTTAATCCTTTAATTCGATGCCTAAAGACCATGACCAGAATAAAACCGCTTAGTGTACCAATACTTTCAAAAAGGAAGGTAGGCATTCGATAATGACCATCAATAAACATTTGATTTCTAATGAAAGCAGGTAGCCAGTCTAAATTTGAAACAATTTTTCCATAGGCTTCTTGATTGACAAAATTCCCCCAACGTCCCATTGCCTGAGCAAGAAAAACACCCGGGATAGTAATATCAAGCAAATCTAGCGGATGAATCATTCGATAGTAGCTAAAGACAAAGAGGACAATTGCTCCAGCGATTAAGCTTCCATAGATGGCTCCGCCACCATCCCACATGGCAATGATTTGTGAAGGATGTTGACTATAGTAAGACCATTGGAAAATGACATAATAAAGTCTCGCTCCAACAATTCCTAAAGGAAAGGCAAAGAGAACAAAATCAATAATATCATCGGTTTTTATATTACGCTTTGGGGCTTCTTTACATGCGAGCCAAACGGCTAATGCGGCACCGCCCACAATAAAAATAGCATACCAGTGAATGGCTAGCGGCCCTAATTGGAGTGCAATCTTATTTAAAGCTAAAAAGGGAAATAGATTATTCATATTTTTTATCAGTTTTCTAAATTTACTGACAGAATTTTCGGTCAGTAATTTCTAAGTTTTATCTTATGATTCTTTATTATGACTGATTAAATCAGTGAGACGGTCTTCAAAAGTTTTTGTGGCATCGAAACCCATTTGCTTAGCTCTAAAATTCATAACCGCAGCTTCAACAATTACTGACACATTCCGCCCAGTTTTTACAGGAATGCGGGTTTGTGGGACTTCAACATCAGAAAATTCAACAATAGTCGGTGCATTTCCCAAACGGTCAAAAGCTTTTTCCTTATCGTAGTATTCTAAATATATAGCCATATCAATATCCGTTGAATCTTTAACAGCACCAGCACCAAAAAGACTCATCACGTCAATAATCCCAACGCCACGAATTTCAATCATATTGCGCAAAATTTCTGCGGGTTCCCCAGAAAGTGTGAATGCATCCCGTTGAAAAACATCTACACGGTCATC from Lactococcus lactis carries:
- a CDS encoding DUF948 domain-containing protein; protein product: MGNIALLIIAIAFAVLVVFLVIVLHKVSKVVEEANRTVKLVSSDVDVLLHQADGIMTKANTLLDDVNGKVATIDPLFTAVADLSESVSDINASSRKLVTRLNRGSTKRKTTSASAVVLAKTAKKFFVKKDKTEAGVKVN
- a CDS encoding YtxH domain-containing protein — translated: MSKKTGFLVGALVGAAAALFLAPKKGSELREGAGKIYDDLKENPQETLTGMRDTALDFSAEKFNEIKEKFDSGEISADKAKEFLLSKRDLIMEKVDSGELSKDSVVDFFNDTKDAVVEKINSMKDSGEELFDENESDISEEAAEVVAKFSDAKDEVKEDIDTESLAEEAKKIADKAKELTNFPDEKE
- the lgt gene encoding prolipoprotein diacylglyceryl transferase, with protein sequence MNNLFPFLALNKIALQLGPLAIHWYAIFIVGGAALAVWLACKEAPKRNIKTDDIIDFVLFAFPLGIVGARLYYVIFQWSYYSQHPSQIIAMWDGGGAIYGSLIAGAIVLFVFSYYRMIHPLDLLDITIPGVFLAQAMGRWGNFVNQEAYGKIVSNLDWLPAFIRNQMFIDGHYRMPTFLFESIGTLSGFILVMVFRHRIKGLKRGDIFSFYLVWYGAVRFIVEGMRTDSLMLGPARVSQWLSVLLVIVGLVLFIYRRMKKNVSYIRK